The region AACGAGGTATTGATTGTTTTCACCTTTTGCTGTATTAATGCAGGGGTGATTGCTTTAGCAACATCCTGGATAGGTAGGTGATCTGTCAATAGACCTATTTTTAAATCTTCACTAACGAGTAACATTAGAGCTTGTCCCTCTAGCTGTTCGTTTAAGTAATCAGTGTGCCCAGGGTATTTAAATTCTTCATCTACACTGTTATACTTGTTAATCGGAGCTGTTACTAATACATCTATCTGTCCATTTTTTAACGCTTCAGTAGCTGCTATAAAAGATTTGATAGCGTATTTCCCTATTTGAGGATCGTTTTGACCAAAAGTGATATTGACATTTTCTTTCCAGAGGTTCAGAACATTTAACTTGTTAGGTATGATTTGATCTAAACTGTCTATTCCTTGTATATTAGTATTGCTGTTTATTATCTTTTTGACGTAAGATAGAGGCTTTGAGTTTCCGAAAATAACAGGGGTGCAAATTTCTAGCATTCTATTGTCTTCGAAACATTTGAGTATGACTTCACTGCCTATCCCATTTAGGTCCCCTATAGAGATTCCTACTTTTATAATTTCTTCCTTCTGGCTCATAGTATCGTCTAAATTATTCCTATTTTTGAAAGCAAATTTAATAAAAATAAATGGAGTTATGTTTACAGGTATAGTTGAAAACATCGGAAATATAAAAAGTATAGTAAAAGATCAAGAAAATTTACATATTACTGTGGAGTGTACTTTTACGAATGAGTTACAAGTAGATCAGAGTGTACTACACAATGGTATTTGTCTTACGGTAGTATCTTTAGGAGAGGGGTTTTATACTGTCACTGCGATTAAAGAAACTATTGATGTAACGAGTATAGGCTTTTGGAAAGTAGGACAAGCTGTGAATTTAGAGAGAGCTATGTTAATGAATGGTCGTTTAGATGGTCATATTGTACAAGGCCATGTGGATCACATCGCTACTTGTGTGAGTATCGAAGAAGCAGGAGGAAGTACATATTTTGGGTTTGAATATAAAAAAACTTCACAGCATGTAACTATAGAAAAAGGATCTATTACCATTGATGGTACTAGTCTTACAGTTGTTGATTCTGGTATTAACACCTTTAAAGTGGCGATTATTCCATATACCATAGAGCATACGATTTTTAAGCAATATGAGGTGGGAACCGTTGTGAATCTTGAGTTTGACGTGGTAGGAAAGTACGTGTCTAAATTGATGAAAGTGAGGGGGTTAAATTAAAAACTGAGAATTTTGAGTTATCTATTGGTGTAAAATACTTTACTTTGCACCTGAAAAATAATAATATGAAGTTTAATTCGCAAAATAGTAATTTTGCAACAATGACCGATGAGGAGTTAGTGCAATTCATCGTTCAG is a window of Myroides oncorhynchi DNA encoding:
- the pdxA gene encoding 4-hydroxythreonine-4-phosphate dehydrogenase PdxA translates to MSQKEEIIKVGISIGDLNGIGSEVILKCFEDNRMLEICTPVIFGNSKPLSYVKKIINSNTNIQGIDSLDQIIPNKLNVLNLWKENVNITFGQNDPQIGKYAIKSFIAATEALKNGQIDVLVTAPINKYNSVDEEFKYPGHTDYLNEQLEGQALMLLVSEDLKIGLLTDHLPIQDVAKAITPALIQQKVKTINTSLIQDFNILKPRIAILGLNPHAGDGGVIGKEELTIIKPTVEKLNQEGILVSGPFPADGFFGSGTHKHFDAVIACYHDQGLAPFKALSFGSGVNYTAGLDKIRTSPDHGTAYEIAGKGTADETSFKEALYLAIDIYTNRSRNLEASANPLQPQEKDFSTKKFDN
- a CDS encoding riboflavin synthase, giving the protein MFTGIVENIGNIKSIVKDQENLHITVECTFTNELQVDQSVLHNGICLTVVSLGEGFYTVTAIKETIDVTSIGFWKVGQAVNLERAMLMNGRLDGHIVQGHVDHIATCVSIEEAGGSTYFGFEYKKTSQHVTIEKGSITIDGTSLTVVDSGINTFKVAIIPYTIEHTIFKQYEVGTVVNLEFDVVGKYVSKLMKVRGLN